AGAAAGATAGTATTACAGGACTACCTGGTGACATTATTGCTAATTTACCAATATTTCAATCAAAAAAACATAAAGGGAAAAAATATAATTTGAGTGAAAATCTAATATTCCCGGATACCGGTGTATTTGTTGGTATAGAATGGCTTTCTTATTTAGATGATAAAGGGAATAAAATTGATTCAGGAACTGAAATAGCTCTTAGTGTTCCTCTTACTTTTTCAGTAACTGATTCATACACATATTTTAGAAGTAAATTTCATGATAATCAATGGATTTTAGCAGAAAATGACCATCCCTTATCCCTAATTCAAAATAAAGATAATTCTCCAAACCTGGCCATTTCAATAGCTGTAAAAGAATTTTTACATGAATAATATTTAATAATTTTCAAGAGTAAAATATGCTTCAGTAACAAATCTTGTGTTTTTGAAAAAAAATTTAATGAGAAATTTTATTTATAAATATTACCAACTTAATATATGGTTGGTTTAAACTAGCTTTAGAACCAAATCGTTTTAATGAATTTTTAAAATATGAAGATTTTATTTAATTTATTTTTCTTGTTTTTTCTGGTACAATTATCCTTTGGCCAGGACGTTTCAAAACTGCAAATTTTAGACAAAAATACAAAAGCACCTGTCCCTTATGCTACTATTGTTAAAATAAATGAGAATGCAGGTTTGTATGCAGATGATAAAGGGTATTTTGATGTTACATTTCAACATAATGATACGTTATTCATTTCATGTATTGGTTATTTTTCAAAAATTATTCCTGCAAATGATGTCAAAAAACAGCGTACGATTTATTTAACCCCAAAAACTTATGATATCAATGAAATTGTAATAAAACCGAGAGATAATAATATCCAGACAAAGCATTGGGGATATGATAAAAGCAAGTCTGACTTAACCATATCTAATGCCCCCGGAGCAACTTTTGTAACCTACATCCCAT
The nucleotide sequence above comes from Halanaerobiales bacterium. Encoded proteins:
- a CDS encoding carboxypeptidase-like regulatory domain-containing protein; its protein translation is MKILFNLFFLFFLVQLSFGQDVSKLQILDKNTKAPVPYATIVKINENAGLYADDKGYFDVTFQHNDTLFISCIGYFSKIIPANDVKKQRTIYLTPKTYDINEIVIKPRDNNIQTKHWGYDKSKSDLTISNAPGATFVTYIP